One segment of Curtobacterium poinsettiae DNA contains the following:
- a CDS encoding AraC family transcriptional regulator, producing MTGAATEMFASHRLAASTTVDEAAAVLSEVFLPVQVTPSEPVPGLRMHLNALTAGRITFGYMRFREAVRIHTAEPVNYHLDIPVQSHTTMRAARGPRFRGTEQTAGVFMPGRSVELDCSDWFAQVAIMITRSDLETELELLLDAPASTPLEFEPQFDLTTDGGRAVSQAVRLVDEGSRRTPGLLAHPLAVRSLEQVFLHSLLLGQPHNYSNALDMPRGGSGARSVSRAVELLRQDPARSWTVGELASAVSTSVRSLQEAFRRALDTTPMAYLRRLRLERAREDLIIAPSGSVTVSEVAARWGFLHVSRFAGSYAERFGELPSATLRHTKRP from the coding sequence ATGACCGGGGCAGCGACGGAGATGTTCGCCTCGCATCGACTCGCCGCCAGCACGACCGTGGACGAGGCCGCGGCCGTGCTCAGTGAGGTGTTCCTCCCGGTGCAGGTCACCCCGTCCGAACCCGTCCCGGGTCTGCGCATGCACTTGAACGCGCTCACGGCCGGTCGGATCACGTTCGGCTACATGCGCTTCCGCGAGGCCGTCCGGATACACACCGCGGAGCCCGTCAACTACCACCTCGACATCCCCGTTCAGTCCCACACGACCATGCGCGCCGCCCGGGGACCGCGGTTCCGCGGGACCGAGCAGACCGCCGGGGTCTTCATGCCGGGTCGATCGGTCGAGCTCGACTGCAGCGACTGGTTCGCGCAGGTCGCCATCATGATCACGCGCAGCGATCTGGAGACCGAGCTGGAGCTCTTGCTGGACGCACCGGCCTCGACGCCGCTCGAGTTCGAGCCCCAGTTCGACCTCACGACCGACGGTGGCCGGGCCGTGTCGCAGGCCGTCCGGCTCGTCGACGAGGGGTCCCGGCGGACGCCTGGCCTCCTCGCGCATCCACTCGCGGTGCGCAGCCTCGAGCAGGTGTTCCTGCACAGCCTGCTGCTCGGGCAGCCGCACAACTACTCGAACGCGCTCGACATGCCCCGGGGAGGATCCGGGGCCCGATCGGTCTCACGCGCTGTCGAGCTCCTTCGCCAGGACCCGGCGCGGTCGTGGACGGTCGGAGAGCTCGCGTCCGCCGTCTCGACGAGCGTCCGCAGCCTCCAGGAGGCCTTCCGACGGGCCCTCGACACCACGCCGATGGCGTACCTGCGCCGGCTCCGGTTGGAGCGAGCCCGTGAGGACCTCATCATCGCCCCCTCGGGCAGCGTCACCGTGTCGGAGGTCGCCGCCCGCTGGGGCTTCCTGCACGTCAGCCGGTTCGCCGGCTCGTACGCGGAACGCTTCGGCGAGCTGCCATCCGCCACGCTGCGGCACACAAAACGTCCTTGA
- a CDS encoding DUF1345 domain-containing protein, with amino-acid sequence MSHLSMKAGVAVIIGGAVAAIAALLGVPDLSPLLGWAIASGVFLFWAWSEAWPADPERTRSLARHEERSRKLVDVLVIAATFLSLVLVIFALIRSQQKDPVGSAAAILAVVGVVAAWAVMNTVYAFKYARMYYIDDRHRFDFDQDEDPSYSDFAYTAFSIGMAYNAGNITQSSTPSRRVALGHALLSYFFGTFVVAVAINLITGLAQGG; translated from the coding sequence ATGTCCCACCTTTCCATGAAGGCAGGCGTTGCCGTGATCATCGGCGGAGCGGTCGCGGCGATCGCCGCGCTCCTCGGCGTCCCCGATCTCTCACCGCTGTTGGGCTGGGCCATCGCATCAGGAGTGTTCCTCTTCTGGGCGTGGTCCGAGGCCTGGCCGGCCGATCCCGAACGGACCAGATCCCTCGCCCGCCACGAGGAGCGATCGCGGAAGCTGGTCGACGTGCTCGTCATCGCCGCCACGTTCCTCAGCCTCGTCCTCGTGATCTTCGCGCTCATCCGCAGCCAGCAGAAGGACCCCGTCGGGTCCGCGGCCGCGATCCTGGCGGTCGTCGGCGTCGTGGCGGCATGGGCGGTCATGAACACCGTGTACGCCTTCAAGTACGCGCGCATGTACTACATCGACGACCGCCACCGTTTCGACTTCGACCAGGACGAGGACCCGTCCTACAGTGACTTCGCCTACACGGCCTTCTCGATCGGGATGGCCTACAACGCGGGCAACATCACCCAGTCATCCACTCCGTCCCGCAGGGTCGCCCTGGGCCACGCGCTGCTGTCCTACTTCTTCGGAACCTTCGTCGTCGCAGTCGCCATCAACTTGATCACCGGCCTCGCCCAGGGAGGGTGA
- a CDS encoding endonuclease/exonuclease/phosphatase family protein, with amino-acid sequence MPHHPDDRPLIGPVRSPEVHCMTLNVRRRVPRPPTHLDAWERRREAVLALVTSEAPTVLAVQEALPAQADDLTSGLGSGWEPVLAGRGARGGGEQVGLFLDRSRLDVVERRTWALSRTPHRPGSRSWVTSFPRHAVGAVVDDRATGVRFLAIATHLDVASPWARLRSAELLGRIVRQRGLPAVVMADWNSPAGSAPWRALAEAGVEDSWGRASRRVGEPYGTYPHYGSPRVGGRRIDGVLVTSEAEVDRVAVDVRRPGGVWPSDHAAVHAVVRWAS; translated from the coding sequence ATGCCCCACCACCCCGACGACCGCCCGCTCATCGGACCGGTCCGGTCGCCCGAGGTGCACTGCATGACGCTCAACGTGCGTCGCCGCGTACCGCGACCGCCCACGCACCTGGACGCCTGGGAGCGTCGCCGAGAGGCCGTGCTCGCGCTCGTCACGTCCGAAGCGCCCACCGTCCTCGCCGTCCAGGAGGCCCTCCCCGCGCAGGCCGACGACCTGACGTCCGGCCTCGGGTCGGGTTGGGAGCCCGTCCTGGCCGGACGGGGAGCGCGCGGCGGAGGCGAACAGGTCGGGCTCTTCCTGGACCGCTCCCGGCTCGACGTCGTCGAGCGCCGCACCTGGGCGCTCTCCCGCACGCCCCACCGCCCCGGCTCGCGATCGTGGGTCACGTCCTTCCCTCGGCACGCCGTCGGTGCCGTCGTCGACGACCGCGCGACCGGCGTCCGGTTCCTGGCCATCGCCACGCACCTCGACGTCGCCTCGCCGTGGGCCCGACTCCGGTCCGCCGAACTGCTCGGCCGGATCGTCCGGCAGCGCGGCCTGCCCGCCGTGGTCATGGCCGACTGGAACAGCCCCGCCGGTTCCGCACCATGGCGAGCCCTGGCGGAGGCGGGGGTCGAGGACAGCTGGGGGCGGGCCTCCAGGCGGGTGGGCGAGCCCTACGGGACGTACCCGCACTACGGGAGTCCGCGCGTCGGTGGCCGACGGATCGACGGGGTGCTCGTGACGTCCGAGGCAGAGGTGGACCGCGTCGCGGTCGACGTGCGGCGGCCGGGCGGCGTGTGGCCGTCCGACCACGCCGCCGTGCACGCGGTCGTGCGGTGGGCGTCGTGA
- a CDS encoding ABC transporter ATP-binding protein → MIALRDVSKTITEPDGSTRTLFDRLDFDLRDDDRSVAITGRSGSGKSTLLRILAGVDTDFGGTYEHDGHVLERNASRMAEHRLRHIGIVTQDHSLLGDRNVLDNVRLGVPARTDSAARAHEALEAVGISHLAAKRPRRLSGGEAQRVGIARAIAKRPAVVLADEPTGALDETTEDDVLALFDRLQQAGTTFVIVTHSERVAQRCGRRLQLQHEQLIAHGP, encoded by the coding sequence ATGATCGCGCTGCGCGACGTCTCGAAGACGATCACCGAGCCCGACGGATCGACCCGAACACTGTTCGACCGACTCGACTTTGACCTTCGCGACGACGATCGGTCAGTAGCCATCACCGGGCGGAGCGGATCCGGCAAGAGCACGCTGCTCCGGATCCTCGCCGGCGTCGACACCGACTTCGGCGGGACCTACGAGCACGACGGGCACGTGCTCGAGCGCAACGCGTCCAGAATGGCGGAGCACCGACTGCGACACATCGGCATCGTCACCCAGGACCACAGCCTCCTCGGCGACCGCAACGTGCTCGACAACGTCCGGCTCGGAGTTCCTGCTCGCACTGATTCGGCCGCCCGAGCACATGAGGCCCTCGAGGCGGTCGGCATCAGTCACCTTGCCGCCAAGCGCCCACGACGACTGTCAGGAGGAGAAGCGCAGCGCGTCGGAATCGCCCGAGCCATCGCGAAGCGCCCAGCCGTCGTCCTCGCCGATGAGCCCACCGGAGCACTGGACGAGACGACCGAGGACGACGTGCTCGCCCTCTTCGACCGGCTGCAGCAAGCAGGGACCACGTTCGTGATCGTCACCCACAGTGAGCGGGTTGCACAGCGGTGTGGACGACGACTCCAGCTCCAACACGAGCAACTCATCGCGCACGGCCCGTGA
- a CDS encoding helix-turn-helix transcriptional regulator has translation MTRTAALRFTEIAARPGPVRDRAQALLDELHHHIPFDGAWMALTERGGTGYSAIASTDLDESSVRYLSGPEMARDIERTGADRARPPTSLSDLPYSSADLQTWAECLLPAGFHEALSVALFEDGGRHVGFMTVLFRSAAPPSQTLRRRLARLMPNLASAIDPVRSLAASAAFVSGAGSGVVLLPGYGVARIPGLSDDALLATDSALITAARDAIDEGHSYATFLWPRGSRQSPDGYMRATVLAFERDLIAVACGVVMLSPAGHLRGLTPRELEVLGHVIEGCSNLEIARALAIAPRTVAAHLEHILAKLDATSRTLAAVRAERAGLYLPLSQTRPG, from the coding sequence GTGACACGCACTGCTGCACTGCGGTTCACCGAGATCGCAGCGCGCCCGGGTCCCGTTCGCGATCGGGCCCAGGCTCTGCTGGACGAGCTGCACCACCACATCCCCTTCGACGGTGCATGGATGGCGCTGACAGAGCGGGGAGGCACGGGGTACAGCGCGATCGCGAGCACGGACCTCGACGAGTCCAGCGTCCGCTATCTGAGCGGTCCCGAGATGGCGCGCGACATCGAAAGGACCGGTGCCGATCGCGCGCGGCCTCCCACCAGCCTGTCCGATCTGCCCTACTCGTCCGCAGACCTGCAGACCTGGGCGGAGTGCCTCCTCCCCGCGGGGTTCCACGAAGCATTGTCCGTCGCGCTGTTCGAGGACGGAGGTCGGCACGTGGGTTTCATGACAGTGCTGTTCCGGAGCGCGGCTCCGCCGTCGCAGACGCTTCGCCGACGACTCGCTCGACTCATGCCGAATCTCGCATCGGCTATCGACCCGGTCCGATCGCTGGCAGCATCGGCAGCCTTCGTCAGCGGAGCCGGGTCCGGTGTGGTGCTGCTTCCCGGGTACGGGGTCGCCCGCATTCCGGGCCTGTCCGATGACGCGCTCCTCGCCACCGATTCCGCACTCATCACCGCGGCCAGGGACGCCATCGACGAGGGGCACAGCTACGCCACGTTCCTGTGGCCGCGTGGGAGCCGGCAGTCGCCGGACGGTTACATGCGGGCGACGGTGCTGGCCTTCGAGCGAGATCTCATCGCGGTGGCCTGCGGGGTCGTCATGCTCTCACCCGCGGGGCACCTGAGAGGCCTGACGCCGCGGGAACTCGAGGTGCTGGGCCACGTCATCGAGGGATGCTCCAATCTGGAGATCGCCCGGGCGCTGGCGATCGCACCCCGCACGGTCGCTGCGCACCTGGAGCACATCCTGGCCAAGTTGGACGCCACGTCGCGCACGCTCGCCGCCGTGCGCGCCGAGCGCGCCGGTCTCTACCTCCCCCTCTCGCAAACCCGGCCCGGGTGA
- a CDS encoding S66 peptidase family protein, whose amino-acid sequence MASITYPASLRPGGRVEVPAPSMGVPVHLLERLQAAVDALTSLGFEIHVRPHASTAGLTPASAAARAEDLHAAFESADVVLPPWGGKLAVELIEKIDWDALAEARRWFVGWSDISTLLLPLTTRTGLATIHGANLMDEPYELPDEFERWTEVAALPSGGSFEQHSAPRRRSRPWGAWADEPLDREHAYEAPTRWRSLDGTHDVTMRGRLVGGCLETVSLLAGTPYGDVPGFARKYAPEGTIVYLEAAESNAIAVLRMLTSLRLAGWFDDANGVLIGRTDGPAVPELAQDEAVRRALGDLHVPVLLDFDTGHQPPQMPLVNGALAEVRLNGADSSIVQHLVP is encoded by the coding sequence ATGGCGAGCATCACCTACCCAGCGTCGCTCCGACCAGGCGGGCGGGTCGAGGTTCCTGCGCCGTCGATGGGTGTCCCCGTGCATCTCCTCGAGCGATTGCAGGCTGCGGTCGACGCGCTCACGTCACTCGGGTTCGAGATCCATGTGCGCCCGCACGCGTCCACGGCTGGTCTGACCCCTGCGTCTGCCGCTGCCCGCGCCGAGGACCTGCACGCTGCGTTCGAGTCAGCCGACGTGGTCCTTCCACCGTGGGGCGGGAAGCTTGCTGTCGAATTGATCGAGAAGATCGACTGGGATGCCCTCGCCGAAGCTCGCCGGTGGTTCGTGGGGTGGTCGGACATCTCGACACTGCTGCTACCCCTGACAACGCGGACCGGCCTCGCAACAATCCACGGCGCGAACCTCATGGACGAGCCATACGAGCTGCCTGACGAGTTCGAGCGGTGGACCGAGGTCGCGGCGCTCCCGTCAGGAGGTTCCTTCGAGCAGCACAGTGCGCCTCGCCGGCGCAGCCGCCCGTGGGGAGCGTGGGCCGATGAGCCGTTGGATCGCGAGCACGCGTACGAAGCCCCAACGAGATGGCGGTCGCTCGACGGAACGCATGACGTGACGATGCGCGGCCGCCTGGTCGGTGGCTGCCTTGAAACCGTGTCGCTGCTCGCCGGAACGCCCTACGGCGACGTACCCGGATTCGCGCGGAAGTACGCCCCGGAGGGCACGATCGTCTACCTCGAAGCGGCCGAGTCCAACGCGATCGCAGTCCTTCGGATGCTCACCTCGCTGCGCCTCGCGGGCTGGTTCGACGATGCGAACGGTGTTCTCATCGGCCGCACCGACGGCCCGGCTGTGCCCGAACTGGCCCAGGACGAAGCAGTGCGTCGTGCGCTCGGCGACCTCCACGTGCCGGTACTCCTCGATTTCGACACCGGACACCAGCCGCCGCAAATGCCACTCGTGAACGGCGCCCTGGCAGAAGTCCGACTCAACGGAGCGGACAGCTCGATCGTGCAGCACCTCGTCCCGTAG
- a CDS encoding GAF domain-containing protein translates to MTMLEAPRLPDRSSAPRIVTASASGADSDRILVFGDAVFAPGVSLPDAARTMAENVAARSGRGVDVTAVPWSSWSGQTLLSAGSGIHAANYDVVVVCLSGSVVHSRTTTTAVVGAAEEALVLVDQLRPLLAPTTEIVLALAHEEDQSALVHALQQARRDLVVLGVDTDVVTCTPPLFLEVVHLLLEQQRARAGSPQWIRSTPQRVQDRYDAIRRLGVVDAPADAALDRMVQQMTELFRTRGAAITFLPLGRQWSAASVWFPRGTGALQDSFCRSTVLHSGPTVIEDAWDRNRPQVARRGRIRFYAGHPLEDLDGTRVGAVCVFDPSPRGEDAVELDLLRDFAVLARNALYRR, encoded by the coding sequence ATGACCATGCTGGAAGCCCCACGACTGCCCGACCGTTCGTCCGCGCCGCGCATCGTCACCGCGTCGGCGAGCGGCGCGGACTCGGACCGGATCCTCGTGTTCGGCGATGCGGTCTTCGCGCCCGGAGTGTCGCTGCCCGACGCCGCGCGGACGATGGCGGAGAACGTGGCTGCACGGTCCGGACGTGGTGTGGACGTCACAGCGGTGCCGTGGTCGAGCTGGTCCGGCCAGACGCTGCTCTCGGCCGGGAGCGGGATCCACGCCGCCAACTACGACGTGGTGGTGGTCTGCCTGTCCGGCAGCGTCGTCCACAGCCGCACGACGACCACCGCGGTCGTCGGTGCCGCCGAGGAAGCGCTCGTCCTGGTCGATCAGCTCCGACCGCTCCTCGCGCCGACCACGGAAATCGTGCTCGCGTTGGCGCACGAGGAGGACCAGTCCGCGCTCGTGCACGCACTGCAGCAGGCGCGACGAGATCTGGTCGTGCTCGGCGTGGACACCGACGTGGTCACGTGCACCCCACCGCTGTTCCTCGAGGTCGTGCACCTGCTGCTCGAGCAGCAACGGGCCCGCGCCGGGAGCCCGCAGTGGATCCGGTCGACGCCGCAGCGTGTGCAGGACCGGTACGACGCGATCCGTCGCCTGGGTGTCGTCGACGCGCCGGCCGACGCAGCCCTCGACCGGATGGTGCAGCAGATGACGGAACTCTTCCGCACGAGGGGGGCTGCGATCACGTTCCTGCCGCTGGGACGGCAGTGGTCCGCGGCGAGTGTGTGGTTCCCACGCGGGACGGGAGCGCTGCAGGACTCCTTCTGCCGTTCGACCGTGCTGCACTCGGGACCGACGGTCATCGAGGACGCCTGGGACCGGAACCGCCCACAGGTCGCACGGCGGGGACGGATCCGCTTCTACGCGGGCCATCCGCTGGAGGACCTGGACGGGACGAGGGTCGGGGCGGTCTGCGTGTTCGACCCTTCCCCGCGCGGGGAGGACGCCGTGGAGCTCGACCTCCTGCGCGACTTCGCGGTCCTGGCACGCAACGCCCTGTACCGGCGCTGA
- a CDS encoding alpha/beta fold hydrolase: MHSAHADRAVVERTVLHADPSVLEAAGDAREASEEVSVIQDTAAFAAFERDVLPGLRGSDDGVALRDHYPRGTFVVLDAAGHNLHLEQPEVTAALVRDRFARIDR, encoded by the coding sequence GTGCATTCGGCACACGCAGACCGTGCCGTCGTCGAGCGAACGGTGCTGCACGCCGACCCGTCCGTCCTCGAAGCGGCCGGTGACGCGCGAGAAGCGTCCGAGGAGGTCAGCGTCATCCAGGACACGGCCGCGTTCGCAGCGTTCGAGCGAGATGTGCTGCCCGGTCTTCGCGGCTCCGACGACGGGGTCGCACTCCGGGACCACTACCCAAGAGGAACCTTCGTCGTCCTGGACGCCGCCGGACACAACCTGCACCTCGAGCAACCCGAAGTCACCGCCGCGTTGGTCCGCGATCGGTTCGCACGCATCGACCGGTAG
- a CDS encoding glutathione-independent formaldehyde dehydrogenase encodes MKAVVYEGPHKVTVQDVPDARIEHPTDVLVRVTTTNICGSDLHMYEGRTSFETGRWFGHENMGEVVEVGDGVDKVKIGDHVVLPFNVACGHCKNCERGLTNYCLTAQPVPEWAGAAYGFADMGPWAGGQAELLRVPWGDFNCLRLGEDAEEKSADYVMLADIFPTGYHATEMAGVQPGDQTVIYGAGPVGLMAALSATIRGASKVMVVDRHPDRLRLAESIGAIAIDDSKVDPVQAVLEQTMGLGADNGCECVGYQAHDPSGDEQPNLTLNRLVQSVRFTGRIGTVGVFVPQDPGGPGELAKQGQIAFDMGLHWFKGQTMGTGQAPVKKYNRRLRDLIAAGKATPSFIVSHELPLDQAPEAYEHFDSRDDGWTKVVLKPGKAG; translated from the coding sequence ATGAAAGCCGTTGTCTACGAGGGGCCGCACAAGGTCACGGTGCAGGACGTCCCGGATGCGCGCATCGAGCACCCCACCGACGTGCTGGTGCGCGTCACCACGACCAACATCTGCGGATCCGACCTCCACATGTACGAGGGGCGCACCAGCTTCGAGACCGGGCGCTGGTTCGGGCACGAGAACATGGGCGAGGTGGTCGAGGTCGGCGACGGCGTCGACAAGGTCAAGATCGGGGACCACGTCGTCCTGCCGTTCAACGTGGCGTGCGGGCACTGCAAGAACTGCGAGCGGGGGCTGACCAACTACTGCCTCACCGCGCAACCCGTCCCGGAGTGGGCCGGTGCTGCCTACGGGTTCGCCGACATGGGGCCATGGGCGGGCGGCCAGGCCGAGCTGCTGCGGGTGCCATGGGGCGACTTCAACTGCCTCCGACTGGGAGAGGACGCCGAGGAGAAGTCAGCCGACTACGTGATGCTCGCCGACATCTTCCCGACCGGCTACCACGCCACCGAGATGGCAGGAGTGCAACCGGGAGACCAGACCGTCATCTACGGCGCCGGCCCGGTCGGCCTGATGGCCGCCCTGTCGGCCACCATCCGCGGAGCGAGCAAGGTCATGGTCGTCGATCGGCATCCGGACCGACTCCGGCTGGCGGAATCCATCGGTGCGATCGCGATCGACGACTCGAAGGTGGATCCGGTGCAGGCCGTCCTGGAGCAGACCATGGGTCTCGGCGCCGACAACGGCTGCGAATGCGTCGGCTACCAGGCGCACGACCCCAGCGGGGACGAGCAGCCGAACCTCACGCTCAACCGCCTCGTCCAGTCCGTGCGGTTCACCGGCCGGATCGGCACCGTCGGTGTCTTCGTGCCGCAGGACCCCGGCGGCCCCGGCGAACTCGCGAAGCAGGGGCAGATCGCCTTCGACATGGGACTGCACTGGTTCAAGGGCCAGACCATGGGCACCGGACAGGCACCGGTCAAGAAGTACAACCGCCGGCTCCGGGACCTCATCGCCGCGGGCAAGGCAACGCCGTCGTTCATCGTCAGCCACGAGCTGCCACTCGACCAGGCACCCGAGGCGTACGAGCACTTCGACAGCCGCGACGACGGGTGGACCAAGGTCGTCCTCAAGCCGGGGAAGGCGGGCTGA
- a CDS encoding zinc-dependent alcohol dehydrogenase, with product MENVDDPEILNAQDAIIKVTLSTTCGSDLHLLGGYVPTMRAGDVLGHEFIGEVVEVGSAVTKHKVGDRVVVCSFISCGKCWYCRNELYSLCDNGNPNAGIPEMLWGQAPGGCYGYSHALGGWAGSHAEYIRVPYADQGAFAVPEGVSDERALFASDAAPTGWMGADLGGVRPGDVVAVWGAGGVGQMAARASLLLGAERVIVIDRFQERLTQVEQVIGAETMNYETSEVTAELRELTGGRGPDVCIEAVGMEAHHDGPDFAYDQLKQQLRLQTDRPTAVREAIFAARKGGSLFVLGVFGGFVDKFPLGAVMNKGLTIRSAQQHGQRYIPMLLERMARGEIVTEHLATHVMPLDDGPTGYAMFKEKTDGCVRAVFQP from the coding sequence GTGGAGAACGTCGACGATCCGGAGATCCTCAACGCTCAGGACGCCATCATCAAGGTGACGTTGAGCACGACCTGCGGGTCCGACCTCCACCTCCTCGGCGGGTACGTCCCGACCATGCGGGCAGGCGACGTGCTCGGTCACGAGTTCATCGGCGAGGTCGTCGAAGTCGGATCGGCCGTCACCAAGCACAAGGTCGGAGATCGCGTCGTCGTCTGCTCGTTCATCAGCTGCGGGAAGTGCTGGTACTGCCGGAACGAGCTCTACTCGCTCTGCGACAACGGCAACCCGAACGCTGGCATCCCCGAGATGCTCTGGGGTCAGGCACCCGGCGGCTGCTACGGCTACTCCCACGCGTTGGGCGGCTGGGCCGGTAGCCACGCCGAGTACATCCGTGTGCCGTACGCCGACCAGGGCGCCTTTGCCGTTCCCGAGGGGGTCAGCGACGAGCGGGCGCTCTTCGCCTCCGATGCCGCCCCGACCGGATGGATGGGCGCGGACCTCGGCGGTGTCCGGCCGGGCGACGTCGTCGCTGTGTGGGGCGCGGGTGGGGTCGGCCAGATGGCGGCGCGTGCCTCGCTGCTGCTCGGCGCCGAACGGGTGATCGTGATCGACCGCTTCCAAGAGCGGCTGACGCAGGTCGAGCAGGTCATCGGCGCGGAGACCATGAACTACGAGACCAGCGAGGTGACGGCGGAGCTCCGCGAACTCACGGGCGGCCGTGGCCCCGACGTGTGCATCGAGGCGGTCGGGATGGAGGCACACCACGACGGACCCGACTTCGCGTACGACCAGCTGAAGCAGCAGCTGCGACTGCAGACCGACAGACCCACCGCCGTCCGTGAGGCGATCTTCGCCGCGCGCAAGGGCGGGAGCCTCTTCGTCCTCGGAGTGTTCGGGGGCTTCGTCGACAAGTTCCCCCTGGGGGCGGTGATGAACAAGGGCCTCACGATCCGGTCCGCGCAGCAGCACGGACAGCGGTACATCCCGATGCTCCTGGAGCGGATGGCCCGCGGCGAGATCGTCACCGAGCACCTCGCGACGCACGTGATGCCGCTCGACGACGGACCGACGGGGTACGCCATGTTCAAGGAGAAGACCGACGGGTGTGTGCGGGCGGTCTTCCAGCCTTGA